In the genome of Mycobacterium kansasii ATCC 12478, one region contains:
- a CDS encoding type II toxin-antitoxin system VapC family toxin, producing the protein MIIPDVNLLLYAVITGFPQHRRAYAWWHDTVNSQERIGLTYPAVFGFLRIVTNARILTEPLSATEAVAYVRDWLTQPNVDLLIPSARHLDLALGLLEQLGTASNLTTDVQLAAYAIEHNAEMHSSDADFARFAGLAWTNPLDR; encoded by the coding sequence GTGATCATCCCCGACGTCAATCTGCTGCTGTACGCGGTCATCACGGGCTTCCCACAGCATCGGCGCGCGTACGCCTGGTGGCACGACACCGTCAACAGCCAAGAGCGCATCGGGCTGACATACCCGGCCGTTTTCGGCTTTTTGCGTATCGTGACCAACGCACGCATCCTCACCGAGCCCCTGTCTGCGACCGAAGCAGTCGCATATGTGCGTGACTGGCTTACGCAGCCGAACGTGGACCTTCTTATCCCGTCTGCCCGCCATCTGGATCTGGCATTGGGGTTGCTTGAGCAGCTCGGCACGGCCAGCAACCTGACCACCGACGTCCAACTGGCCGCCTACGCGATCGAGCACAACGCCGAGATGCATTCCAGCGACGCTGATTTCGCCCGATTCGCCGGTCTCGCGTGGACCAACCCACTTGACCGATAA
- a CDS encoding SDR family NAD(P)-dependent oxidoreductase, translated as MTSDVSKNATENRKWSRADIPDQSGRVVVVTGANTGLGYHTAAVLAFRGAHVVLAVRSPEKGNSALARIVAAKPQADITLQELDLSSLDSVRAAAEALRSTYPRIDLLINNAGVMWTPKQTTKDGFEMQFGTNHLGHFALTGLLLDRLLPVRGSRVVTVSSLGHRIRAAIHFDDLQWERGYDRIAAYGQSKLANLLFTYELQRRLAADPDAATIAVAAHPGGSNTELARHLPRIVRPLSNILGPVLFQSAEMGALPTLRAATDPSVAGGQYYGPDGFLEQRGHPKLVQSSPASHDEELQRRLWAVSEELTGVRFPV; from the coding sequence ATGACCTCTGACGTCTCGAAGAACGCCACTGAGAACCGCAAGTGGTCGCGGGCCGACATTCCCGACCAGAGCGGCCGCGTGGTCGTCGTCACGGGCGCCAACACCGGCCTCGGCTACCACACCGCTGCGGTGCTGGCATTCCGCGGCGCGCACGTGGTGCTGGCGGTGCGCAGCCCCGAGAAGGGCAACTCCGCCCTGGCCCGCATCGTCGCAGCCAAACCACAAGCCGACATCACGCTGCAGGAACTCGACCTGAGCTCGCTGGATTCGGTGCGCGCCGCCGCCGAAGCGCTGCGCTCGACTTACCCCCGCATCGACCTGCTGATCAACAACGCCGGGGTGATGTGGACACCGAAGCAGACCACCAAGGACGGCTTCGAGATGCAGTTCGGCACCAACCACCTCGGTCACTTCGCGCTGACCGGCCTGCTGCTCGACCGGCTGCTGCCGGTGCGCGGTTCGCGGGTCGTGACGGTCAGCAGCCTGGGCCACCGGATTCGCGCCGCCATCCACTTCGACGACCTGCAGTGGGAACGCGGGTACGACCGGATCGCCGCCTACGGCCAGTCCAAACTGGCCAACCTGCTGTTCACCTACGAGCTGCAGCGCCGCCTGGCGGCAGATCCGGACGCCGCCACCATCGCCGTGGCCGCCCACCCGGGCGGCTCCAACACCGAATTGGCCCGCCACCTGCCACGGATTGTGCGGCCGCTGTCGAACATCCTCGGCCCGGTGCTGTTCCAAAGCGCGGAGATGGGTGCGTTGCCGACGTTGCGGGCCGCCACCGATCCGTCGGTGGCGGGTGGGCAGTACTACGGCCCCGACGGTTTCCTCGAGCAACGTGGCCACCCGAAGCTGGTGCAGTCCAGCCCGGCGTCCCATGACGAAGAGCTGCAACGCCGGCTGTGGGCGGTCTCCGAGGAACTCACCGGCGTCCGCTTTCCGGTGTAG
- a CDS encoding AAA family ATPase — MTRPGDPVRTRPLGAPQLTLTARLNTSAVDSRRGVVRLHPSAIAALGIREWDAVSLTGSRTTAAVAGMAGPQVPVGTILLDDVTLSNAGVREGTAVLVNAVTVYGARTVTLSGSTLASQSISPLTLRQALLGKVLTVGDAVSLLPRDLGPGTSTSAATRALAASVGISWTSELLTVTGVDPEGPVSVQPNSLVTWGAGVPYRASTAAEKASIATPEIQVEELKGTQPQAAKLTEWLKLALDEPHLLKTLGAGANLGVLVSGPAGVGKVTLVRAVCAGRRLVELDGPEIGALAAEDRLEAVTAAVQAVTAVRDGGGVLLIIDVDALLPATAEPVASLILAELRTAVATDGVAVIATTARPDQIDARLRAPELLDRELGLPLPDAGTRRALLEALLKHVPAGDLDLDEIASRTPGFVVADLAALLREAALRAASRASADGQSPKLNQDDLVGALSVIRPLSRSASEEVAVGSITLDDVGDMAEAKQALTESVLWPLQHPDTFARLGVDPPRGVLLYGPPGCGKTFVVRALASTGQLSVHAVKGSELMDKWVGSSEKAVRELFRRARDSAPSLVFLDEVDALAPRRGQSFDSGVSDRVVAALLTELDGINPLRDVVVLGATNRPDLVDPALLRPGRLERLVFVEPPDAAARREILRTAGKSVPLAADVDLDEVAAGLDGYSAADCVALLREAALTAMRRSIDAADVTAADLAAARETVRPSLDPLQVAALRSFTEGR; from the coding sequence GTGACGCGTCCCGGTGATCCGGTCCGGACTCGCCCCCTCGGGGCCCCGCAACTGACGCTGACCGCCCGGCTGAACACCTCGGCCGTCGACTCGCGCCGCGGTGTGGTGCGGTTGCACCCCAGCGCCATTGCCGCCCTGGGCATCCGGGAGTGGGATGCGGTGTCGCTGACCGGGTCCCGGACGACCGCGGCGGTGGCGGGCATGGCCGGTCCGCAGGTCCCGGTCGGCACCATCCTGCTGGACGACGTCACCCTGTCCAACGCGGGCGTACGGGAGGGCACCGCGGTGCTCGTCAACGCGGTCACCGTCTACGGCGCACGGACGGTGACGTTGAGCGGCTCGACGCTGGCCTCTCAGTCGATTTCGCCGCTCACCCTGCGCCAGGCGCTGCTCGGCAAGGTGCTCACCGTCGGCGACGCCGTGTCGCTGCTGCCCCGCGACCTGGGTCCCGGCACCTCGACGTCGGCGGCAACCCGGGCGTTGGCAGCGTCGGTCGGGATCAGCTGGACCTCGGAGCTGTTGACGGTGACCGGCGTCGATCCCGAAGGACCGGTCAGCGTGCAGCCGAACTCCCTGGTCACCTGGGGCGCCGGTGTACCCTACCGGGCGTCGACGGCCGCGGAGAAGGCCAGCATCGCCACCCCGGAGATCCAGGTCGAGGAGCTCAAGGGCACCCAGCCGCAGGCGGCCAAGCTCACCGAATGGCTCAAGCTTGCCCTCGACGAACCCCACCTGCTCAAGACCTTGGGGGCGGGCGCCAACCTGGGGGTGCTGGTGTCGGGTCCGGCCGGCGTCGGCAAGGTGACGCTGGTGCGCGCGGTATGTGCCGGCCGCAGGCTGGTGGAGCTGGACGGCCCGGAGATCGGCGCGCTGGCTGCCGAAGACCGGCTCGAGGCTGTCACCGCTGCCGTGCAGGCAGTCACGGCGGTGCGTGACGGCGGCGGGGTGCTGCTGATCATCGACGTCGACGCCTTGCTGCCGGCAACCGCCGAACCGGTGGCCTCGCTGATCCTGGCCGAGTTGCGCACCGCGGTGGCCACCGACGGCGTGGCCGTGATCGCCACCACCGCCAGGCCCGACCAGATCGATGCCCGGCTGCGCGCGCCCGAGCTGCTGGACCGAGAACTCGGCCTGCCACTGCCCGACGCCGGCACCCGAAGGGCGTTGCTGGAAGCGCTGCTCAAGCACGTCCCCGCCGGTGACCTTGATCTCGACGAAATTGCCAGCCGCACACCGGGTTTCGTCGTTGCCGATTTGGCGGCGCTGCTGCGTGAGGCGGCACTGCGGGCGGCCTCGCGGGCCAGCGCGGACGGTCAGTCACCGAAACTGAACCAGGACGACCTCGTCGGGGCGCTGAGCGTCATCCGGCCGCTGTCGCGCTCGGCCAGCGAAGAGGTGGCCGTCGGCAGCATCACGCTCGACGACGTCGGCGACATGGCGGAGGCCAAGCAGGCGCTGACCGAGTCGGTGTTGTGGCCGTTGCAGCACCCGGACACCTTCGCCCGGTTGGGTGTCGACCCGCCCCGCGGGGTGTTGCTCTACGGCCCGCCCGGGTGCGGCAAGACGTTCGTGGTGCGTGCGCTGGCCAGTACCGGGCAGCTGAGCGTGCACGCGGTCAAGGGCTCCGAGCTGATGGACAAATGGGTGGGCTCGTCGGAAAAGGCGGTGCGCGAGTTGTTTCGGCGCGCCCGCGACTCCGCGCCGTCCCTGGTGTTTCTCGACGAGGTCGACGCGCTGGCACCCCGGCGGGGCCAAAGCTTCGATTCCGGGGTCAGCGACCGGGTGGTGGCGGCGCTGCTGACCGAGCTCGACGGCATCAACCCGCTGCGCGACGTCGTCGTGCTGGGTGCCACCAACCGGCCCGACCTCGTCGACCCGGCCCTGCTGCGCCCGGGGCGGCTGGAGCGCCTGGTGTTCGTGGAACCCCCCGACGCGGCGGCGCGCCGCGAAATTCTGCGCACCGCCGGCAAGTCGGTCCCGCTCGCCGCGGACGTCGACCTGGACGAGGTGGCCGCCGGGCTCGACGGGTACAGCGCCGCCGACTGCGTGGCCCTGCTGCGGGAGGCCGCGCTGACCGCGATGCGGCGTTCGATCGATGCCGCCGACGTCACCGCCGCCGACCTGGCGGCGGCCCGCGAAACCGTGCGCCCCTCACTGGATCCGCTGCAGGTAGCGGCATTGCGCAGCTTTACCGAGGGCCGGTAG
- a CDS encoding CopG family transcriptional regulator: MRTTLTLDDDVVRLIEEAVHRERRPMKHVINDALRKALAQPMERRTPYQLKPHRSAVRPGFDFAGFNRLADEMEDQAILDQKRPTL, from the coding sequence ATGCGCACCACTTTGACGCTCGACGACGACGTCGTTCGCCTGATCGAAGAGGCTGTTCATCGCGAACGCCGCCCCATGAAGCACGTCATCAACGACGCGCTGCGCAAAGCGTTGGCGCAGCCGATGGAACGCCGGACGCCGTATCAGTTGAAGCCGCATCGCTCGGCAGTGCGGCCGGGATTCGATTTTGCCGGGTTCAACCGGCTGGCCGACGAGATGGAAGACCAAGCGATCCTGGACCAGAAGCGACCGACCCTGTGA
- a CDS encoding LON peptidase substrate-binding domain-containing protein, which produces MAPFAPVELPMFPLETALLPGQDLPLRIFEPRYTALVRHCTGSGDPFGVVLISRGREVGGGETRCDVGTLANIEECAELGLGRYLLRCRTGERIRVAEWLPDDPYPRAIAQSWPDEPGEPVTEAQLLQLEDRVMALFERIASTRGAQLPGRDELLGYGRADSEAGQRLYALASRIPMGTADRYAVLSAPSAAARLAALNEAVDAVAAIVEFQLSE; this is translated from the coding sequence ATGGCGCCTTTCGCACCGGTGGAGCTGCCCATGTTTCCGCTCGAGACGGCGCTACTGCCCGGCCAGGACCTGCCGTTGCGCATCTTCGAGCCGCGGTACACCGCGTTGGTGCGGCACTGCACCGGCAGCGGCGATCCGTTCGGAGTCGTGCTGATCTCGCGCGGACGTGAGGTCGGTGGCGGTGAAACACGTTGTGATGTAGGGACATTGGCCAATATCGAGGAATGCGCCGAGCTCGGCCTCGGCCGATACCTGTTGCGTTGCCGCACCGGCGAACGCATTCGGGTGGCCGAGTGGCTGCCCGACGATCCCTACCCGCGGGCGATCGCGCAGAGCTGGCCCGACGAACCCGGAGAACCGGTGACCGAAGCGCAATTGCTCCAACTCGAGGATCGGGTGATGGCGTTGTTCGAGCGGATCGCCTCGACCCGTGGTGCGCAGTTGCCGGGTCGCGACGAACTGCTGGGCTACGGCCGTGCCGACTCCGAAGCAGGGCAACGTCTGTATGCGTTGGCATCCCGGATTCCGATGGGTACTGCTGATCGCTACGCGGTACTGTCGGCGCCGTCGGCAGCAGCCCGGCTGGCAGCGCTGAATGAGGCCGTCGACGCGGTGGCCGCGATAGTGGAGTTCCAGCTGTCCGAATAG
- the pssA gene encoding CDP-diacylglycerol--serine O-phosphatidyltransferase, with protein MTTKPRIRRGVNLHLLPSAMTVLSICAGLTSIKFALDHKPIPAMALIAVAAILDALDGRVARILDVQSRMGAEIDSLADAVNFGVTPALVVYVTMLSKWPVGWMVVLLYAVCVVLRLARYNAQLDDGTLPPYAKEFFVGMPAPAGAVSMIGLIGLKLQFGEGWWTSVYFLAFWITGTSLLMVSAIPMKKIHTVAVPPNLAAPLLAVLAIVAAAAVLAPYILIWVIIISYVCHIPFAVRSKRWLAEHPEVWGEKPKQRRAARRAIRRAQPHRRSMARLGLRKPGGRL; from the coding sequence ATGACCACCAAGCCTCGGATCAGACGTGGGGTGAACCTGCATCTGTTGCCCAGCGCGATGACGGTGCTGTCCATCTGCGCGGGCTTGACCTCGATCAAGTTTGCCCTCGACCACAAGCCGATACCCGCGATGGCGCTGATCGCCGTGGCCGCCATCCTCGACGCCCTGGACGGCCGGGTGGCCCGGATCCTGGACGTCCAGTCGCGGATGGGCGCCGAAATCGACTCGCTGGCCGATGCCGTCAACTTCGGCGTGACACCCGCCCTGGTGGTGTACGTGACGATGCTGTCGAAGTGGCCGGTCGGCTGGATGGTGGTGCTGCTGTACGCCGTGTGCGTCGTGTTACGGCTGGCGCGCTACAACGCTCAGCTAGACGACGGCACCTTGCCCCCCTACGCGAAGGAATTCTTCGTCGGGATGCCCGCGCCGGCGGGCGCGGTGTCCATGATCGGTCTGATCGGCCTCAAACTGCAGTTCGGCGAGGGCTGGTGGACGTCGGTGTATTTCCTGGCCTTCTGGATCACGGGCACATCGCTGCTGATGGTCAGCGCGATTCCGATGAAGAAGATTCACACCGTCGCGGTGCCGCCCAACCTGGCCGCCCCGCTGCTGGCGGTGCTGGCGATCGTGGCGGCCGCCGCGGTCCTGGCGCCCTACATCCTGATCTGGGTCATCATCATCTCCTACGTGTGCCACATCCCGTTCGCGGTGCGCAGCAAACGCTGGCTTGCCGAACATCCCGAGGTGTGGGGCGAAAAGCCCAAGCAACGACGTGCCGCCCGGCGCGCGATCCGCCGAGCACAGCCGCACCGGCGGTCGATGGCGCGGCTGGGGCTGCGTAAGCCGGGCGGGCGGTTGTGA
- a CDS encoding phosphatidylserine decarboxylase, whose protein sequence is MARRPRPDGPQHLLALVRSTVPPVHPAGFPFIAAGLATAAVGHNRRWLRRAGLLAAGACAGFFRHPPRVPPTRPGAIVAPADGVICVIDSAAPPAELSMGAEPRPRVSIFLSIFDAHVQRSPVSGEVVAVQHRPGRFGSADLPSASVDNERTSVRIRTPGGAEVVAVQIAGLVARRIVCDAHVGDKLSIGDTYGLIRFGSRLDTYLPPGAEPVVRVGQRAIAGETVLAELP, encoded by the coding sequence GTGGCACGACGCCCCCGCCCCGACGGCCCCCAGCACTTGCTAGCCCTGGTGCGCTCCACGGTTCCACCGGTCCACCCCGCTGGCTTCCCGTTCATCGCGGCTGGGCTGGCCACCGCTGCCGTCGGGCACAACCGCCGGTGGCTGCGCCGGGCCGGCCTGCTGGCCGCGGGCGCGTGTGCGGGGTTTTTCCGGCACCCTCCCCGGGTGCCACCCACCAGGCCCGGCGCCATCGTCGCGCCGGCCGACGGCGTCATCTGCGTGATCGACTCCGCGGCCCCGCCCGCCGAACTCAGCATGGGCGCCGAACCCCGGCCCCGGGTCAGCATCTTCTTGTCGATTTTCGACGCCCACGTGCAGCGGTCGCCGGTGAGCGGCGAGGTGGTCGCCGTGCAACACCGGCCCGGTCGCTTCGGATCCGCCGACCTACCCTCGGCCAGCGTCGACAACGAACGCACCAGTGTGCGGATCCGTACGCCCGGCGGCGCCGAGGTGGTCGCCGTCCAGATCGCCGGGCTGGTGGCACGCCGCATCGTGTGCGACGCACATGTCGGGGACAAGCTGTCGATCGGTGACACCTACGGCCTGATCCGGTTCGGCTCGCGGTTGGACACCTACCTGCCGCCCGGCGCGGAACCCGTGGTCAGAGTGGGCCAGCGGGCGATCGCCGGCGAGACTGTACTGGCCGAACTGCCATGA
- the glp gene encoding gephyrin-like molybdotransferase Glp has translation MRSVEEHQRVVTGMVQPRAAATVALSEAQGLVLAGDVVARLSLPVFDNSAMDGYAVRSEDTASATDEHPVLLPVAEDIPAGRTDELRLARGTAHRIMTGAPMPSGATAVVPVEATDGGVQTVGIRQPAAPGKHIRRAGEDVAAGTTVLHAGQPVTPAALGLAAALGLAELTVIPRQRVLVVSTGSELVPPGSPLQPGQIYESNSIMLAAAVRDAGAVVAATETAGDDVAQFAEIIERCAGDADLIITSGGVSAGAYEVVKDAFGRDGDQGVEFVKVAMQPGMPQGVGRVAGTPIVTLPGNPVSALVSFEVFIRPALRNAMGLPDPFRPRRTAMLTESVTSPRGKRQFRRAVLDAGSGQVTSYGPPASHHLRWLASANALLDIPEDVVEVFAGTEVEVWDLS, from the coding sequence GTGCGCTCAGTTGAAGAACACCAGCGGGTCGTTACCGGGATGGTCCAGCCGCGAGCGGCGGCCACGGTCGCGCTGAGCGAGGCCCAGGGCTTGGTCCTGGCCGGCGACGTGGTCGCGCGGCTGTCGCTGCCGGTGTTCGACAACTCGGCGATGGACGGGTACGCCGTTCGCTCCGAGGACACCGCGAGCGCGACGGACGAGCATCCGGTGCTGCTGCCGGTGGCCGAGGACATCCCCGCCGGGCGCACCGACGAATTGCGGCTGGCACGCGGCACCGCGCACCGCATTATGACCGGCGCGCCGATGCCGTCCGGCGCCACGGCCGTCGTGCCGGTCGAAGCCACCGACGGCGGCGTGCAGACGGTAGGGATCCGGCAACCCGCCGCGCCCGGTAAGCACATCCGGCGGGCCGGTGAAGACGTCGCCGCCGGCACCACCGTGCTGCACGCCGGCCAACCGGTGACGCCGGCCGCGCTGGGTTTGGCCGCGGCACTGGGCCTGGCCGAGCTGACCGTGATCCCGCGCCAGCGGGTGCTGGTGGTTTCCACCGGGTCGGAGCTGGTGCCGCCGGGCAGCCCGCTGCAACCGGGGCAGATCTATGAGTCGAACTCGATCATGCTGGCCGCCGCGGTCCGCGACGCGGGAGCCGTCGTGGCGGCCACCGAAACCGCCGGCGACGACGTCGCGCAGTTCGCCGAGATCATCGAGCGCTGCGCCGGCGATGCCGATCTGATCATCACCAGCGGCGGTGTCAGCGCCGGAGCTTACGAGGTGGTCAAGGACGCCTTCGGCCGTGACGGCGACCAGGGCGTGGAGTTCGTCAAGGTGGCGATGCAGCCGGGAATGCCGCAGGGCGTCGGGCGGGTGGCGGGCACGCCGATCGTCACGCTGCCCGGCAACCCGGTCAGCGCGCTCGTGTCCTTCGAAGTGTTCATCCGCCCGGCGTTGCGCAACGCCATGGGCCTGCCCGACCCGTTCCGGCCGCGACGGACCGCGATGCTCACCGAATCGGTGACCTCGCCGCGCGGCAAACGGCAGTTCCGGCGGGCGGTGCTGGATGCCGGCAGCGGGCAGGTCACCAGTTACGGGCCGCCGGCATCGCACCATTTGCGCTGGCTGGCCTCGGCCAACGCGCTGCTGGACATACCGGAGGACGTCGTGGAGGTGTTCGCCGGAACCGAGGTCGAGGTCTGGGATCTGTCCTGA